In the genome of Henningerozyma blattae CBS 6284 chromosome 5, complete genome, one region contains:
- the TBLA0E05030 gene encoding uncharacterized protein, which translates to MSGNRFITDSSLNPYRTELKDKRKQSKRKRLKKKSSQYSKRGCIQCKGAHLKCQEQRPICQHCKTYQKKCTYLDQFIITNYPTKSMINSNTETKLTSTTTTKATTTATTATNITQTPSSNTSLNQNTIKINTPERDGIKNSASKIKGNMILSSIENENENLTHNKLSTFKNNFKNSNKSNWLLKRNSQQGLVYRLKDPIITQNTVSFVPPRTSNNSIVNTTNTNDNFLKSPNIAYVNTSTHLATNSNFYQSEKKYKNNTKNLSNSSSTLLPNGTVNWGGITDIDILQPASSTSHSSVSSTYSSFDLDSSSNINSVTNLKSSNSSFLISTTPQNTSSKNIKTEVANINTLSVDSALDINLQNGTSYPVDDFIEFSSTGFFNEKNNIPNKLNQKVYFPKCSRFFSIDEMNIVNAAKIDPIIENLRYFNLNELSIIKECNRVYFFNLLDDKNKADVLYKVDPVKQWYEELQSTSNLEYNSYENHSLNYMSFSLNDEDLLDFSYKAFEIVSNEKLLNFLTPWSSKNQLPLIEYLKENIIYLKETFRYVTSCLMSYYYLKIKFEPILATIWDQQIRIPSLKILYHNLHQLALSAEPNFQKYLILGTCCGLLFLTNFRSDSQQWRHHFNELSNILQRSETICYKDKNITESEKVLLTPMLATKLIVEYLDIYSYLIYGKPYANDSISKLYRQLFGQNFNKSPFSINCELLLRIGYTLNTHLVLNKIVNYIQKLKKNEKIDISGINILRLMNANNDINSNTKENLNNFGTALLTMLKEPDKTNELYCLLDDSNVTPNDGRSLKAAQDIAYLTLRLYLKTFFIKNVSTAVVEDLTKAALNRWNSYENMGVEFIFYYWLLYINILVSSVLQNKKYYKSFLKLVDRYTSIGLPGSYELRKNIEPLKVFIEGG; encoded by the coding sequence GGAAATAGGTTTATTACCGATAGTTCATTAAATCCATATAGAACTGAATTGAAagataaaagaaaacaatcgaaaagaaaaaggttgaaaaaaaaatcatcgCAATATTCAAAACGTGGCTGTATTCAATGTAAGGGAGCACATTTAAAATGCCAAGAACAAAGGCCTATATGTCAACATTGTAAAACTTACCAAAAGAAATGTACTTATTTAGATCAATTTATCATTACAAATTATCCAACTAAGTCAATGATAAATTCAAACACAGAAACAAAATTAACTTCTACGACAACAACTAAGGCAACTACGACTGCAACAACTGCTACGAACATAACACAAACTCCAAGTAGCAATACCTCTTTAAACCAGAatacaattaaaattaacaCTCCTGAGAGAGATGGGATTAAAAACTCAGCTTCGAAAATAAAAGggaatatgattttatcaagcattgaaaatgaaaatgaaaatttaactCATAATAAGTTGTCGACTTTcaagaataattttaaaaattcaaataaatccAATTGGCTTTTGAAGAGAAATAGTCAGCAAGGTTTAGTGTATAGATTGAAAGATCCAATTATCACTCAAAATACTGTTTCCTTCGTACCGCCTAGAACTAGCAATAATTCTATAGTAAATACTACTAATactaatgataattttttaaagagcCCCAATATTGCGTATGTAAATACTTCTACTCATCTGGctacaaattcaaatttttaccaatctgaaaaaaaatataaaaataacacAAAAAATCTATCTAATAGTTCATCCACCCTTCTACCAAATGGAACAGTTAATTGGGGGGGAATAACTGATATTGATATACTACAACCAGCATCCTCTACGAGCCATTCTTCCGTGTCATCTACTTATTCTTCCTTTGATTTAGACtcatcatcaaatattaattctgtcacaaatttaaaatccTCCAACTCTTCCTTTTTGATATCTACCACTCCTCAAAATACAAGctctaaaaatataaagacaGAAGTCGCCAATATAAATACTTTATCTGTGGATTCAGCACTAGATATAAATCTCCAAAATGGCACATCTTATCCGGTGGATGATTTTATAGAGTTTTCTAGCACAGGCTTCTTCaatgagaaaaataatatacctaataaattaaatcagAAAGtgtattttccaaaatgttcaagatttttttcaattgatgaaaTGAATATAGTTAATGCAGCGAAAATTGATCCGATAATTGAAAACCTAAGGTACTTTAATTTAAACGAATTAAGTATTATTAAGGAATGTAATAGAGTTtacttttttaatcttctcgatgataaaaataaagcaGACGTTTTATATAAAGTTGATCCTGTTAAACAATGGTATGAAGAATTGCAATCAACCTCTAATCTTGAATATAATTCCTATGAAAATCATTCTTTGAATTATATGAGTTTTTCGTTGAATGACgaagatttattagatttttcCTATAAAGCCTTTGAAATTGtttcaaatgaaaaattattaaactttttaaCACCTTGGTCttcaaaaaatcaattaccCTTGATTGAATacttaaaagaaaatatcatttatttaaaagaaacaTTTCGATACGTAACATCATGTTTAATGAGTTACTATTATctgaaaattaaattcgAACCAATACTGGCTACTATTTGGGACCAACAAATCAGAATTCCaagtttgaaaattttatatcatAATTTACATCAATTAGCACTCTCAGCAGAACcaaatttccaaaaatatttaatattgggAACTTGTTGtggtttattatttttgacaAATTTTAGAAGCGATTCTCAACAATGGAGACATCATTTCAATGAACTAAGTAATATTTTGCAACGCTCTGAGACAATTTGTTACAAGGATAAGAATATTACCGAGTCTGAAAAAGTGCTACTAACTCCAATGCTTGCAACCAAATTGATTGTTGAGTATCTGGATATTTATTCCTATTTAATATATGGAAAACCATATGCAAATGATTCAATCAGCAAATTATACAGGCAACTCTTTGGCCAAAACTTTAATAAGTCaccattttcaattaattgtGAACTCCTATTACGTATTGGTTATACACTAAATACTCATTTAGTACTgaataaaattgtaaattatattcaaaaattaaagaaaaatgaaaaaattgatatttcaggaataaatattttaagatTAATGAAtgcaaataatgatattaacaGTAATACTAAggaaaatttgaataattttggtACCGCTCTTTTGACAATGCTAAAGGAACCAGACAAGACAAACGAACTGTATTGCCTTCTTGATGATTCTAATGTAACTCCCAATGATGGGCGTAGTCTTAAAGCTGCTCAGGATATTGCATATTTAACTCTGAggttatatttaaaaacatttttCATAAAAAATGTAAGTACAGCGGTAGTAGAGGATTTAACAAAGGCAGCATTGAATAGATGGAACAGTTATGAAAATATGGGAGTTgaattcatattttattattggttactctatattaatattttagtaTCAAGTGTGCTTCAgaataagaaatattataaatcatTCTTAAAGTTGGTTGACAGGTATACATCTATAGGTTTGCCAGGATCATATGAACTTAGGAAAAATATCGAGCCCCTTAAAGTATTTATTGAAGGAGGCTGA
- the TBLA0E05020 gene encoding uncharacterized protein, with protein sequence MKITSVLLTQLVAFLAVSQAQNANATYVSPAVVASSTPISSTQQESSKVTTAALSSLLSSIQSSVSASSAASSSAASSSAASSSVASSSAASSSAASSSAASSSAASSSAASSSAASSSAASSSAASSSAASSSDASSSAASSSAASSSAASSSAASSSAASSSAASSSAASSSAASSSAASSSAASSSATSSSVASSSAFNSSSAAPSSASSSAISSSAASSSASSSAISSSAASSSAFNSSSAAPSSASSSAISSSAASSSAFNSSSAAPSSASSSAISSSAASSSAFNSSSAAPSSASSSAISSSAASSSAFNSSSATPSSASSSAISSSAASSSVVSSSSGGPTNMDDATHRTRPTSRSCYSFTSTVNGSGSSNAVPTLSTDCPTCTTSKPVVTTVITSGTVTKTVIVSCTTSTDNQGETTIVTVTEPCTECQTTTQPPVYTTTIVTEGTITKTVIVSCSTSTGSNGDVTTVTTTLPCPSGTIPTPTTTTVTVNGVTSTVVVTCYPTTDNGGNASIATKTVSCTECIDVPKAVTSTKVAGTVTETVVVTYFQTSGTNGKAIVGSTTQGVFQGSNGPEVIPTPYTSTVVNNQVTKTVIVTCYVTTDSNGNSVIATTTAPHFTAPTHYTTTIVGDTVTKTVIVTCYATTNSEGSTVLETSTHPATQTVYTTVAPTESPIFSTQYTNDTVTAYANTTMETVKHYTTTILPSSKNGTQNFELEVPKSSVNGTRITTIIGPVNNTSVETGISNDQKTAVVKRDISVKTLNLEGSASSLNINKYLLAILGFIFSLIY encoded by the coding sequence ATGAAGATTACATCCGTTTTATTAACACAACTTGTAGCATTCTTGGCTGTATCTCAAGCACAAAATGCCAATGCTACATACGTCAGTCCAGCTGTTGTAGCAAGTTCAACTCCAATCAGTTCTACACAACAAGAATCATCCAAAGTAACTACAGCTGCCTTATCATCTTTACTATCTTCCATACAATCATCTGTGTCAGCATCTTCTGCTGCTTCTAGCTCTGCTGCTTCTAGCTCTGCTGCCTCCAGCTCCGTCGCTTCCAGCTCTGCTGCTTCATCTTCTGCTGCCTCAAGCTCTGCTGCTTCATCTTCTGCTGCCTCCAGCTCTGCTGCTTCCAGTTCTGCTGCCTCCAGCTCTGCTGCTTCATCTTCTGCTGCTTCATCTTCTGCTGCCTCAAGCTCTGATGCCTCAAGCTCTGCTGCCTCCAGTTCTGCTGCTTCATCTTCTGCTGCCTCAAGCTCTGCTGCTTCATCTTCTGCTGCTTCCAGCTCTGCTGCTTCCAGTTCTGCTGCCTCCAGCTCTGCTGCTTCATCTTCTGCTGCTTCATCTTCTGCTGCCTCAAGCTCTGCTACCTCATCTTCTGTTGCTTCCTCTTCTGCTTTCAACAGTTCTTCAGCTGCCCCATCATCTGCATCTAGCTCTGCTATCTCCAGTTCTGCTGCTTCATCTTCTGCTTCTAGCTCTGCTATCTCCAGTTCTGCTGCTTCCTCTTCTGCTTTCAACAGTTCTTCAGCCGCTCCATCTTCTGCATCTAGCTCTGCTATCTCCAGTTCTGCTGCTTCCTCTTCTGCTTTCAACAGTTCTTCAGCCGCTCCATCATCTGCTTCTAGCTCTGCTATCTCCAGTTCTGCTGCTTCCTCTTCTGCTTTCAACAGTTCTTCAGCTGCTCCATCATCTGCTTCTAGCTCTGCTATCTCCAGTTCTGCTGCTTCCTCTTCTGCTTTCAACAGTTCTTCAGCCACTCCATCTTCTGCATCTAGCTCTGCTATCTCCAGTTCTGCTGCTTCATCTTCTGTTGTTTCAAGTTCTTCTGGTGGCCCAACTAATATGGATGATGCTACTCACAGAACTAGACCAACTTCTCGTTCTTGTTACTCATTTACTTCTACAGTTAATGGATCTGGTAGCTCTAATGCAGTTCCAACTTTATCTACAGACTGTCCTACCTGTACTACTTCTAAACCAGTCGTTACTACTGTTATCACTTCTGGTACTGTCACTAAGACTGTTATTGTTAGTTGTACTACCTCTACTGACAACCAAGGTGAAACTACTATTGTTACTGTCACTGAACCATGTACTGAATGTCAAACCACTACTCAACCACCTGTCTACACAACTACAATTGTTACCGAAGGTACCATTACTAAGACTGTTATCGTGAGCTGCTCAACTTCTACTGGCTCTAATGGTGATGTTACTACTGTTACTACTACTCTTCCATGCCCATCTGGTACTATTCCAACACCTACTACCACTACCGTTACTGTTAATGGTGTTACTTCAACTGTTGTTGTTACCTGCTATCCAACCACTGATAACGGAGGTAATGCCAGTATTGCTACAAAGACTGTATCTTGTACTGAATGTATTGATGTTCCAAAGGCTGTTACTTCTACCAAGGTTGCTGGTACCGTCACAGAAACCGTTGTTGTTACTTATTTCCAAACTTCTGGCACTAACGGTAAAGCTATTGTTGGTTCTACTACTCAAGGCGTCTTCCAAGGCTCTAACGGTCCAGAAGTCATTCCAACCCCATATACTTCTACTGTCGTGAATAACCAAGTTACCAAGACTGTAATTGTTACTTGTTATGTCACTACTGATTCCAACGGTAATTCCGTTATTGCTACTACTACTGCTCCTCATTTCACCGCTCCTACTCATTACACTACCACCATTGTCGGTGATACTGTCACAAAGACTGTCATTGTTACCTGTTACGCTACTACTAACTCTGAAGGTAGTACTGTTTTGGAAACTTCTACCCATCCTGCCACACAAACTGTTTACACAACTGTCGCTCCAACAGAAAGTCCAATCTTCTCTACTCAATATACTAATGATACTGTCACTGCTTATGCTAACACAACTATGGAAACAGTTAAACATTATACTACAACTATCCTTCCAAGTTCCAAGAATGGTACTCAAAACTTTGAATTAGAAGTCCCTAAATCAAGTGTTAACGGTACTAGAATTACTACAATTATCGGCCCAGTTAATAATACCTCTGTTGAAACAGGTATCTCCAACGATCAAAAGACAGCTGTTGTCAAAAGAGATATTTCTGTTAAAACGTTGAACTTGGAAGGCTCTGCTTCTTCTTTGAACATTAACAAATACTTATTAGCTATCCTgggttttattttttctctcATTTACTAA